AAGGTGTTCTGGTCACAGGACATGCTGGAGATGGACCGCAACGAGTACGACAATCTCGAGGAACGGATCAACAACCAGGACAATTGCCGCTTCATCCTGGCCCGTTGCGGCACGGTTTCCGGCCTGCTGTTCGCCCACAGGATCGGCATCCATCTGGTCCAGGGACGGATCGTCGACAACATCATCCGCAAGGGTGTCAGCGTATCCGACGCGATCAGTACCGCACGGGTAATGGACGATTGAGCGGGACGGGGGCGCCCGTCCCGACCGGATCCGTCCCGACCAAACCCGTCACGAAGCGGTCGCCGCGCTGTGCCAGTTGGGCACCGCTGAGGGCAAGCCCCCGCCGGGAATGCAGCGCCCGGATGGCAGGGTCGGCCAGGTGACGGGCGAATTCGGGCGAGACGCCGGCATAGGTGTTGGCGATTCCGCGCCGGGTCATGCCCTCGATCAGGTCCACGACCGGGCCGGGCAGGGGAAGCCGGCCGACATAGAGCGGCGCATGGAACCTGAACCGCGACCTCGGCCCGGCCAGCCGATGGTCGCCGGCCGTGAAGATCAGGGTGCAGGACGACATGCATTGCGCGGTGTCGGCGACGCTCGTCGTCACCGTCCAGTCCCCCGCCTGCAATCTTTCATGGATCTGAAAAGCCG
This Skermanella mucosa DNA region includes the following protein-coding sequences:
- a CDS encoding ATP-dependent Clp protease proteolytic subunit, with product MRFRLVLLHCLILAALSGCARGLVMADGAGGQAAPEGLRDIEISGIITQATADRVLNQLNAIDGPTVRLHLGSPGGDVSAAFQIHERLQAGDWTVTTSVADTAQCMSSCTLIFTAGDHRLAGPRSRFRFHAPLYVGRLPLPGPVVDLIEGMTRRGIANTYAGVSPEFARHLADPAIRALHSRRGLALSGAQLAQRGDRFVTGLVGTDPVGTGAPVPLNRPLPVRY